GATCATACTTGCATAGTCTTGCTTTCCGGTCGCACTCAAGCAATGTGCTAACTCTAGACGAGTCATGGTCGCGAGCCAACTTGCTTGAGTACTGTTGGCTGGATATTGAATTTTTGACAGACAACGAAGCGCTTCATGGTGCTTTTTCTTAGCACGGAGCACTTTTGCTTGATACAACAGTATCTGAGCTGTGAGTAGCTTATCACTCACTAAAATGCTCAGTTCTTCGCATTCGTTCAGTAAGTCGCTGGCCGCCGTTATTCGGTTGAGCAGTAGCAGACTTGCTACCATATAAAGCTTGAATTTCAGACGAAGTGATCGACTGCTTATCGCGTGATCTATGCTATTGATTTTTTGGTAGTAGCGAAGAGCTCTGCTGTGATCTCCGTAAGCGTCACACAGGTTCCCCATACCTAAGATAGCCATTACATATTCATCGATATGGCCGTGCTCAACGGCGATTGTCGATGAGCTGACGAATTCATTCAGTGCCGACGTGTAATCACCAATTTCAACCAAGCGATTACTTAAGCTGGTCTTTACAGTAAGAATATCTTCTATATCTGTAGGAAGGTGGAGTAGGTCGAGTGCCAGTTTTAATTCATCAATACTGGTTTGATTTTGTTGTAACTCGGCGCGGTACTCAGAGCTGATGATGTAACAGTGTGCTTGTTCTGTTTGTGTCGTCGAAACGTGTTGGCGAATATGATTCCAGAATATGATCGCCTCTTCACCCGATACCGATGAAGGATCTAGACCTGCATCTGTAATCTTGCTTAATAGGGTTTCCATCATTCTGTTACCTCAGCATCGTCTTCTTCTAGTTGTTCAAGAGTGAACGGGAACGTCAAAATATCGTTGAGGCTGACGGTCGGTCTCGAACCTTTTAATCCTTTTCTGTGCCATGGATAGATATCTAGCATGGTGGTCAGAGTTTTGAAGATCTGGTCAGCAGCTTCGTCTTTTTCGGAAAGCATAAGAGCCACACGTTCCGAACTTAGCCTTGCAATGAAGTCGTTCTGATTACACAAGGTATGTGCTATCTCGGTACAGACATCTAAGTAATCGGTATCGATGTGATGGAACATGATGATGCAGTGATTAGAGCGTTTAAGCTCCGTCTTAAATAGTACCAGTTTTTCCCACCAGAAGGTTTCGGAAACGACATAAGAGAGGTGCTTTTCCGGGTCGTGTTCGTGTTGACCTCTAATGCGGTTAATTAGCTTACGAGCTCTCTGTTCAAGCTGGCGTTTTGAACTGCGCGCTTTGTCTAAACCGACACGATTTGTTTGTTCTTTAAGCATGCCGGTAGAATATTGACGATACTTCTTAAAAGCGATCAATGCGGCTTCAAAATCTTGATTTTCTTCTGCGACTAAAGACTGTTGATAACAAATTTGGCTAAGCAGTTCGCCATTATCGAATTCGTTTGCTGACTCTTCTGCCAGCCTTAGCAACTCGGCGGCTTGTTCTGGCCTCTTTCTTAAGAGCTCCAGTCTAGCTCGACTGATGTAGGAATGCGCTTTCATCCATACAAGGTTGTGCTCTACTGCTAGCTTGTGCGCTTTGGCTGTGGCTCGTTCTGCATCATCCAAACGTTCAAGGCCAAGTAGGGCAAGGCCTCGAAAATCCCATACTTCAGCGTGCCAAGTATTATCTTTATATTCTTTTAGTGCTTCTTCTGCACCGTCGAGCACCGATAGCATTTCAACATAGTTGTTGAGCAGGTAGTAATCCCATGCGAGAAGTATTCTTGCTTTGCCTTCTAACCAACCAATGCGGCTGTTATTCGCTACTTTTACAGCGAGCTGGTGGGTAGAGCGTGCAAGTTTATATTCGTGAGTCATTCGCCAAATGTTGCCAAGGCCAATGAGGCATTCAATTTGAATCTCCACTTCATCAACCAGTGCAGATTGTTCTAATGCATTGATCCAGAACTGTTGGGCGGAGTAATACTTGGCTTGTCCCCAGAATTGGAGAGCGTGTAAGTGGAGAATTTCAGGGAGAAAATGATCGGTATCTAATCGGCTTTGGCGTTTGTAGGCTTCCTTGATGTATTTTAAACCTTTCTGGTAATCCATAAGGTTCCAACAACATCTCGCCATTAACATGAATGACTGGATAGCGCCCTCTTCAAACAGAACTTGCTCTGATCTGACTAGGCATTGTTGTGCAATCTCTAGGATCACCAATGGCTCAGAATCAACGCGAGTTTTGAGTTGTTCTAGTTCGGTTTCAAGAAGGTACTGATTTTTGTCCAAGGCTTAGATCCATAATTATCGAACATATTGATAACACAATCATTATAGGAGTGTGATTGATGATAAGCATCAATTATCTCTCGCTGAGCATAAAGGGGACACGTATCTTTTCCAATTTTGGGTGTTATCTCATGCTTTTGCTTTGAAATCAATGAGTTCTAGAGCGCTTGTCTAGATGGTAAATTTCTATGAAAGCAATTGCTTAAGAGTTAATGGCTGCTCTGTCACACCTAAGCGTTGTGCTGCCGTCAACCCTTGCTTATCTTGGTAGCACAGATTGTGCCAAGATCTAAATATGTCGAGTAATGGAAGAATGCCCCCAGGACGAAGTTTACGTCTTGGCTCATTGATGAAGCTATCAAATAACAACTGAAAACGTTGTTGATAGAACTTTGTTTGCTGAATTGAAGCTGTATTAAGCCACTGTTTTGGTTCTGGATTATTACCCGTTAGGTAGCAGATACCTTTTTGACTGTCACCTTGACTCGCGATAGCCCAACGATCGCGCCACCAACTCATATGAACGATGTCGATCTTTTCAAAATTTTGGTCATCTTGCCAACCTGAGTCTTCCTCTACATACATAAGGTCAACATTTTGACTCTGAATACGCGGCAAGCAAACGCTTAGAGCGGCAGATCTTAGTAATGGATCTTGTGGCATATAGATCGTGACATGCTTATTCTCGTCACACATATCAAGCACGTGTAGGAAGTGAGCATAGGAAGTATAAGGCGGTCGAATTAGCGCGCCTTTCGAAGGGTAACTGAATGTCGTAAGGTTCCCCATTGGGTCCTCTACATTGCCTCTCGCAAGAATTACTTGATATTGCTGCTCAATGCGCTCTTTCAGTTTGTCAGACGGCTGAGGAAGTTCGAGATTCGCTTCTGAAGAGTGCTCTTTAGACACAAAGCGTGCAACGTCATCATAAGGGTTGTGATCAGCACTTCCAGATGGTTCTTCATTTTGAGAGTAATTTACGTGTTGGCAAAGGATGTAGCCAGAGTGTGCCTCGCCAGTCGCTATCCATACCACACCATTGTTGCTTTTCGGTTGCAGGCGCTGGTAGTGAGAAGCGAATTCGTAATCTTTAGCATGGTTGACCCAACGAGCATCGATCATCGCTAACTTGCGACGACAGCGACTGGCGATATGGTCAACATGATCATAGAAAGTCTTTGGATTGATCTCTAACTTTCTACAAATTTCACGTACTGAATACCCCATGAACAATAAGCCCATGAGGTTCTCTTGAAACTGAAGTTTTTTGTTGGATCCTGACCACTTATCAACGAAGGTTGATTGGCAGTCTTTGCATCTGTAACGCTGCCTATCGCCACTGTAGCCGAAGGCATGATAAAGATGTTTGTGGGTATGAACCGATAAGCCAAAGTTATCGCAATCATCATTACGACAAGCAGGGAGCCCGTCGCTGTGAAGTTGTCTTAGGCGATGAAGTTCGCTTAACACTTCACGATTGTTAAGTAAGGGGGGGAAAGCTCCACATTCACGACAAACCATCGCTGGACGCTTAGGGTTTGCGTGTTGCAAAACATACCGTTTTGCATCGCTCAAGCCAAAGTTGTCACACGCCAATGTTTTACAAAAGTTGAGTTGCAAACCATCCGCATCTTTTGGCAGCTTGTCGTTAGACACGATCTCCCCCTCGGGATTATTTGAGCAGCCAAGTGAGCTTGGCTGCGGGGTAACGCTTTTCAATGTATCTTATCAATTCGTTAGATGTTGATTGCAGTCTCTAGAGCAACTTTCATCATGTCGTTGAAAGATTTTTGACGATCTTCAGAGCTTAGTTTCTCACCACGGATGATGTGGTCAGATACTGTTAGGATAGTTAGAGCTTTAGCACCAAGATCCGCAGCAACACCGTAGATACCAGCTGCTTCCATATCAACACCAAGGATGCCTAGCTTTTCCATTTTTTCGAAAAGGTCAGCTTCTGGAGTGTAGAAAAGGTCTGCAGAGAATACGTTGCCAACTTTAACTGGAACTTCTTGTGCACGTGCTTGGTTTACGGCTTCTTCTAGAAGACCGAAATCAGCGATTGCCGCGAAGTCATGGTTGTTGAAACGAATGCGGTTTACTTTTGAGTCAGTCGATGCACCCATACCGATAACAACGTCCATTAGTTTAACGTCATCACGTACCGCACCACAGCTACCTACGCGAATAACGTTCTTTACGCCGTACTCAGCAATTAGCTCATGTACATAGATGCAGCACGATGGAATACCCATACCGTGGCCCATTACAGAAACTTTCTTACCTTTGTAAGTGCCTGTGTAACCAAACATGTTGCGAACGTCACAAACTTGCTTCACGTCATCAAGGAATGTTTCTGCAATGTATTTTGCGCGAAGCGGGTCGCCTGGCATAAGTACAGTTTCTGCGAAATCACCAGCTTGAGCATTAATATGAGGTGTAGCCATGGTCGTTCTCCAAAGTTTTAACGGTAATTATAGGAACAGGGTTTTATTAATTACCGATTCTGTTGAATTGAATTCGTTTTGTTGAGGCAATATTAGCGAGTTAAAACGAGGCTCCGTGAGATGTTTGTCACAAATTTGCTCTACCTTTAAAGTATTATTCATATAGATAACCAAATATGTTGAAAGTTTAGAGGCAATCGATTTTGTGTGGTTAAATTACGCTATGTCCAGACGAAAAACGACAAATAAAGGCCTGTTGCATATCAGCTTGGAGCAACAATACGTTGTCGCGACGTTTGATCAGCGATAATCTAAACTTTGATAAAAAGACCAACCAAGGAATTGTATGTCGTATTGCGCTAACTCGACGCCTTTGCACTCAATGAGAACACAGATACGTAAGGTAGCTTTACCTCTAGTGAGGGTCACCATGCTTGTGGCAGCGATGGCTTCGTCGTGTGTGTCTGCGGCGACCTTTGTACTGCCTCCGGCTGAAAGCCGTATCGTCGGCAGAATACAACAACACGAAGTGGCTGCTGGCGAAACGTTGGCCATCATTGCTAAGCAATACGATATTGGTTTTCTCTCTTTAATGGCGGCAAACAAAGGCGTTGATCCTTTTCTTCCTGCTGAAGGTTATGTGTTAAGTATCCCTAGCCGTTTGATTCTGCCGGATACGCCGAGAAAAGGCATTGTGATTAACCTTGCCGAGTTAAGGTTGTACTTCTTTGAACCTGAGAAAAATCAGGTGCACGTATTTCCTGTTGGCATCGGTCGAGTGGGGCGAGATACCCCAGAGATGATCACTAAGATAAGCCAAAAAAGACCCAACCCGACTTGGACGCCTCCAAACTCAATTCGTAAAGAGTATCTAGAGAAAGGGATTGAGCTACCAAAAGTGGTTCCTGCTGGGCCGGAAAACCCTCTGGGCGAGTATGCATTACGACTTGCTTATGGTGCAGGTGATTATCTGATACACGGCACCAATAAAGACTTTGGGATAGGCTTGCGAGTCAGCTCCGGCTGTATCCGTATGGAACCTAAAGATATTGAGTGGCTTTTTGAACAGGTTAGTCGTGGTGAGCAAGTCACAATAATCGATGAGCCTATCAAAGTGTCTTTAGAGCCAGATAGAAGCGTGTTTGTTGAAGCTCACGAACCATTGACGCGAAGCGACGGCTCTAAGAAATTATTGCAAATCCCCGTTGAATTAAAATGGTGGCTTGAAGATGCAGATCTACCAAATTCAAAAGCGAAAGCGGTGATATTTGCTCAAAATGGCGTGCCTGTTGAGATAGCACCACCTGTGATTGAGTTCTAATTTGATTGCCTCTTCTGTAATAAGGGGCGTTTATCTTTGTTTACTCGAATTAATGCCTTCTATTCGAATTAGTAACGCCCAAAAAAAAGCACCACATCCGTTAAGAGGTGGTGCTGTCTATTTACTGCATTTTGCGACTGATTTAATCTACAGCTAAATCGCACTGAGCTCTCAAACTATTTAGTGTAAGACTCTGCGATGTTGTCGATACGGTCGTTAGCACGATCCGCTTCTTCTTTTGCTGCCATAGCGGCTGCAGCTGCTTCTTGAGCTTTCATTTCAGCTGCCGCTTTATCGCCTTTAAGTGCTTCAACTTCACTGGTTAGCTCAGCAACTTGGTTAGTCAATTGATCCATTTGTGACATTGCAGCTTCTTCTGGCTCAGAAGAACAACCAGCTAAAATGAAAACTGAGGCTGCAGCTGCGATTAACGTCTTATTCATAAGAACTCCTTGCTTATTTATCATCAAAAGATGCGCTATACATTCTTTATCATATAGTCGCTTCATTAATGATTGTAGCGACTAATTTTTTAACTGCAAAAACAATAACTAGAGAAATTACTAAATTTTTGAGGTAATTAGCTGAGCGTCACGTTATGTCTCGTTTATGAGATGAAGGGATGAGAGCCAGTTTTGATGTGTTTTTGGGAGTTATTTCTTTATGAGCAATGCATACAATGTTCTAGCAAACGAGAGATAAAGGGATAAATTTTCTGTGATCTCTATCCTTATAAAGTACTTTCGCGGTATCATGTCACGTTAAATTAATTTTATTCA
The nucleotide sequence above comes from Vibrio atlanticus. Encoded proteins:
- a CDS encoding GGDEF domain-containing protein: METLLSKITDAGLDPSSVSGEEAIIFWNHIRQHVSTTQTEQAHCYIISSEYRAELQQNQTSIDELKLALDLLHLPTDIEDILTVKTSLSNRLVEIGDYTSALNEFVSSSTIAVEHGHIDEYVMAILGMGNLCDAYGDHSRALRYYQKINSIDHAISSRSLRLKFKLYMVASLLLLNRITAASDLLNECEELSILVSDKLLTAQILLYQAKVLRAKKKHHEALRCLSKIQYPANSTQASWLATMTRLELAHCLSATGKQDYASMILSSTHKRVKPGSSPVLAKRFYDSLSDVCLNQGRFEEALSYEKKGYRIETDLMKQIPISELGASQLRRLSRFELQLKLILSEQENKELKETTEQHKNTVAQLQQDVFTDPLTGLHNRRWLDVKLKDLLLHETPFALMVIDIDHFKSINDELSHLVGDKAIVSVSQELRSYFKFRGASCVRFGGEEFLVILENTDLAKAEMHSENYRERIFQFGWHEILGERGLTVSIGITLHRDGENTQRTFYRADKALYRAKANGRNQVCTE
- the deoD gene encoding purine-nucleoside phosphorylase, which codes for MATPHINAQAGDFAETVLMPGDPLRAKYIAETFLDDVKQVCDVRNMFGYTGTYKGKKVSVMGHGMGIPSCCIYVHELIAEYGVKNVIRVGSCGAVRDDVKLMDVVIGMGASTDSKVNRIRFNNHDFAAIADFGLLEEAVNQARAQEVPVKVGNVFSADLFYTPEADLFEKMEKLGILGVDMEAAGIYGVAADLGAKALTILTVSDHIIRGEKLSSEDRQKSFNDMMKVALETAINI
- a CDS encoding L,D-transpeptidase family protein, whose translation is MSYCANSTPLHSMRTQIRKVALPLVRVTMLVAAMASSCVSAATFVLPPAESRIVGRIQQHEVAAGETLAIIAKQYDIGFLSLMAANKGVDPFLPAEGYVLSIPSRLILPDTPRKGIVINLAELRLYFFEPEKNQVHVFPVGIGRVGRDTPEMITKISQKRPNPTWTPPNSIRKEYLEKGIELPKVVPAGPENPLGEYALRLAYGAGDYLIHGTNKDFGIGLRVSSGCIRMEPKDIEWLFEQVSRGEQVTIIDEPIKVSLEPDRSVFVEAHEPLTRSDGSKKLLQIPVELKWWLEDADLPNSKAKAVIFAQNGVPVEIAPPVIEF
- a CDS encoding Lpp/OprI family alanine-zipper lipoprotein; the encoded protein is MNKTLIAAAASVFILAGCSSEPEEAAMSQMDQLTNQVAELTSEVEALKGDKAAAEMKAQEAAAAAMAAKEEADRANDRIDNIAESYTK
- a CDS encoding transposase; this translates as MSNDKLPKDADGLQLNFCKTLACDNFGLSDAKRYVLQHANPKRPAMVCRECGAFPPLLNNREVLSELHRLRQLHSDGLPACRNDDCDNFGLSVHTHKHLYHAFGYSGDRQRYRCKDCQSTFVDKWSGSNKKLQFQENLMGLLFMGYSVREICRKLEINPKTFYDHVDHIASRCRRKLAMIDARWVNHAKDYEFASHYQRLQPKSNNGVVWIATGEAHSGYILCQHVNYSQNEEPSGSADHNPYDDVARFVSKEHSSEANLELPQPSDKLKERIEQQYQVILARGNVEDPMGNLTTFSYPSKGALIRPPYTSYAHFLHVLDMCDENKHVTIYMPQDPLLRSAALSVCLPRIQSQNVDLMYVEEDSGWQDDQNFEKIDIVHMSWWRDRWAIASQGDSQKGICYLTGNNPEPKQWLNTASIQQTKFYQQRFQLLFDSFINEPRRKLRPGGILPLLDIFRSWHNLCYQDKQGLTAAQRLGVTEQPLTLKQLLS